From Lysobacter silvisoli, the proteins below share one genomic window:
- a CDS encoding DUF1800 domain-containing protein has translation MAWASVKPRLWLLLLVLGVVLLPQRWLRLPTPPPTASGAAASASKPPPSKSGPMPAQLLIEDAAAAHFLAQGTFGPTWDDITRVQQLGYEGWIDEQVSFPVSSQLRFLTAASAATGQDVRRDWRLDAWFVHALGGRDPFDPQLQHRDQLRQRVAFALSEILVISDANSDLLGNAPHGVTDYYDTLARGAFGNYRDLLKKVTLHPTMGLFLSMMQNQKPDAARNIRPDENYAREIMQLFSVGLVRLNPDGTPMLDGNGRPIPTYGQETVKGFAHVFTGWTFDGCREFECYYYDSDAPAWTRPMQNHAAYYASAQSKQLLVYPGVSLAGGVLPAGGTGPADLDAALDNIFNHPNVGPFIGKQLIQRLVTSNPSPSYVARVAARFDNNGQGVRGDMKAVIKAILLDPEARDAAYRPSHFGKVREPLLRLTHLWRAMKARSRSGFMDEFWTIGYGMGQAPQSAPSVFNFFSPTYSPIGEPTQLGLVAPEMQLATDFMLPSTEGYLGNKIYEVWLGAPDLSEHEISVDLSAEMPFATRPTDLINRYNVLFLSGQMSTRMRSELLARLNEMPAATEEDRRVRVQEMLYLIVNSPEYVVQK, from the coding sequence ATGGCATGGGCGAGCGTCAAGCCGCGCCTGTGGTTGCTGCTGCTGGTACTGGGCGTGGTATTGCTGCCGCAGCGTTGGCTGCGACTGCCGACGCCGCCGCCGACCGCGTCCGGCGCGGCGGCCAGCGCGAGCAAACCGCCTCCGTCCAAGTCCGGCCCGATGCCGGCGCAGTTGTTGATCGAAGACGCGGCGGCCGCGCATTTCCTGGCCCAGGGCACCTTCGGCCCGACCTGGGACGACATCACCCGCGTCCAGCAGCTGGGCTACGAAGGCTGGATCGACGAACAGGTGTCGTTCCCGGTGTCCTCGCAGCTGCGCTTCCTCACCGCGGCCAGCGCGGCCACCGGCCAGGACGTGCGCCGCGACTGGCGCCTGGATGCCTGGTTCGTGCACGCGCTCGGCGGCCGGGATCCGTTCGATCCGCAGCTGCAGCACCGCGACCAACTGCGCCAGCGCGTGGCCTTCGCGCTCAGCGAAATCCTGGTGATCTCCGACGCCAACTCCGACCTGCTCGGCAACGCCCCGCACGGCGTCACCGACTACTACGACACCCTGGCGCGCGGCGCCTTCGGCAACTACCGCGACCTGCTGAAGAAGGTGACCCTGCACCCGACGATGGGCCTGTTCCTGTCGATGATGCAGAACCAGAAGCCCGACGCCGCGCGCAACATCCGTCCGGACGAGAACTACGCGCGCGAGATCATGCAGTTGTTCAGCGTGGGCCTGGTGCGTCTGAACCCCGACGGCACGCCGATGCTGGACGGCAACGGCCGTCCGATCCCGACCTACGGTCAGGAAACGGTGAAGGGCTTCGCCCACGTGTTCACCGGCTGGACCTTCGACGGCTGCCGCGAGTTCGAGTGCTACTACTACGACTCCGACGCGCCGGCCTGGACCCGGCCGATGCAGAACCATGCGGCCTACTACGCCTCGGCCCAGTCCAAGCAACTGCTGGTGTACCCCGGCGTGAGCCTGGCCGGCGGCGTGCTGCCGGCCGGCGGCACCGGGCCGGCCGACCTGGACGCGGCGCTGGACAACATCTTCAACCACCCCAATGTCGGCCCCTTCATCGGCAAGCAGCTGATCCAGCGCCTGGTCACCAGCAATCCCAGCCCGTCCTACGTGGCGCGCGTGGCCGCGCGTTTCGACAACAACGGCCAGGGCGTGCGCGGCGACATGAAGGCGGTGATCAAGGCGATCCTGCTCGATCCGGAAGCGCGCGATGCGGCCTACCGCCCCAGCCATTTCGGCAAGGTGCGCGAGCCGTTGCTGCGCCTGACCCACCTGTGGCGCGCGATGAAGGCGCGTTCGCGCTCGGGCTTCATGGACGAGTTCTGGACTATCGGCTACGGCATGGGCCAGGCGCCGCAGTCGGCGCCATCGGTGTTCAACTTCTTCAGCCCGACCTATTCGCCGATCGGCGAGCCCACCCAGCTGGGTCTGGTCGCGCCGGAAATGCAGCTGGCCACCGACTTCATGCTGCCCAGCACCGAAGGCTACCTGGGCAACAAGATCTACGAGGTCTGGCTGGGCGCGCCGGATTTGAGCGAGCACGAGATCTCGGTCGACCTCAGCGCCGAGATGCCGTTCGCGACCCGGCCCACCGACCTGATCAACCGCTACAACGTCCTGTTCCTGTCCGGGCAGATGTCCACGCGCATGCGCAGCGAACTGCTGGCGCGCCTGAACGAGATGCCGGCCGCCACCGAGGAAGATCGCCGGGTGCGGGTGCAGGAAATGCTCTACCTCATCGTCAATTCGCCTGAATACGTGGTGCAGAAATGA